The DNA segment GGGCGGCATCCTTCCATCCACAAACGCCACCGCATAGGGATCCTTGTTCTGCAGCGCCTGAACCACCAGGTCCAGCGCCTCCTTGCCTTGGAAGGCATAGTCAACGTCAAATCTCCCGTTCCACTCTGGCACCGACTCGGTATCTCCGAACAGATCACGCTCCTCCAAGTCCAGCTGGGTGGAGGCACCGGCCGGCGTGAGGATCTTGCGATAATCGGCGTGGATGGTAGGATTGTCGTCGACGATGAGAATTCGGTAGCGACGGTTCATCGTGTCCGTTTTGGCACGAGGCGTTGTCGTTTCAGGCGAAGGTTTGTCCATGGGTTGTTCTGTGGGATTCGTCATGCCGCCAACGCTGGGTTGAGGATGGTGGTGGGACGCGTTTGGCCCTGGGCGACGGGCAGCTCAAGATCGAAGGAGGCGCCTCGCCCGAGTCCTTCGCTGCGGGCGGTCAAGGTTCCATTCATCTCCGCCGCTGCATTGGCGCCTGAATGAAGCCCGAAACCATGGCCATCCTTTTTGGTGGTGAAGCCGTGCTGGAAAATGCGTGTCATGTTCTCGGGGGCAATCCCCACTCCATTGTCCTCGATCGAGATCCGCACTCGTCCCGGACCGGCCGAAGCGACCGAGAGCGTTACTAGCCGGTCTTGGGACCGCGAATGAGTTACCGCGTGCTTCGCGTTTCCGATCAGGTTGATGAGAATTTGCAGAACCTTGTGACGGTCCACGGCAATCGCGGGCACGGCGGAGTAATTGCGGAGAACCCTGATTCCGTGCCGGTCGAGTGCGCACTGATGGATGTGCAGCGCATCCGCCAGGAGTTCGGCGGGCTGCAGGGACTCGATGAGTCCCGAAACCCTCGCGAAGCTCTGTTGCATAGCCACGATCTCCTTAATGTGCTGGACATTGCGACTCATACTCCCGGCTTCCTCCATGACCCGATCACGCTCACCAACCAAGGCCTGTGTGAGGTTGTCAAGAAAGCCGAGTAACTTGCTACCCTTGGGATGGTTCTGGAGAAAGTCGCCCAGGTTTCCCTCATGCTGCCGCATGAGTTCCACGGCCTTACTCAAGGAGGAAAGCTTGGATTGCTCGAGCTGATTGACGACCAGCGTCGCAGAGACGTTAACGCTGTTGAGCACATTGCCGACATTGTGAAGCACGCCAGTGGCTACCTCTGCCATGCCGGCTTGGTGTGACAGGTTCACCAACTGCTTGTTCATCCGATCGAGCTCCTCCTCCGCCTGCTTTCGGGTGGTGATGTCCGTGTGGGAACCGGCGAACCGCACTGCGTGGCCGTTGTCCCCGAGCAGGGCTGCTCCCCGCGACAGGATCCAGCGGTAGCTGCCATCCTGGTGACGCATTCGGAACTCCACCTCGTAGACTTTCCCCGCCGGTGCCGAAAGGTAATCGTCTACCACTTGAAGCACCCTCTCGCGATCGGACGGGTGGAGGTGAGACTTCCAACCGTCCAGGGTGTTCGGAAAGTCTGCTTCCCCATAGCCGAGCATCGACTTCCAGCGCGGCGAAAAGTACAACTCATCGGTTTCGAGGTTCCAATCCCAGAGCCCGTCGCTGGAGCCCATGACCGCGACCTCGTATCGCTGCTGGCTTTGCCGTAGATCGTTCTGAGCCCGGGTTCGTTCCGTTACTTCCTCCTGAAGTGTGCTGTTGA comes from the Verrucomicrobiales bacterium genome and includes:
- a CDS encoding PAS domain-containing protein, which codes for MGRALQNLPFRQKLTLALTATCAIVLTFACATLFLFQFVSIRRTITDDLTSVAKITAANTTGAVAFHDEKAAEEVLRALQVKPEIFCAHILLADGQEFAHYGADSEDIDAHKFSEGDATQFADGQIILSHPILLEGKRLGTLVIRSDFTGTRRHLLRLYGGLLAAVLAGSLILVLPLAGHIQKAVAKPILDLTDTARRVSEQKDYSVRANRSSDDELGVLTDTFNQMLTRIQANDEILRKINSTLQEEVTERTRAQNDLRQSQQRYEVAVMGSSDGLWDWNLETDELYFSPRWKSMLGYGEADFPNTLDGWKSHLHPSDRERVLQVVDDYLSAPAGKVYEVEFRMRHQDGSYRWILSRGAALLGDNGHAVRFAGSHTDITTRKQAEEELDRMNKQLVNLSHQAGMAEVATGVLHNVGNVLNSVNVSATLVVNQLEQSKLSSLSKAVELMRQHEGNLGDFLQNHPKGSKLLGFLDNLTQALVGERDRVMEEAGSMSRNVQHIKEIVAMQQSFARVSGLIESLQPAELLADALHIHQCALDRHGIRVLRNYSAVPAIAVDRHKVLQILINLIGNAKHAVTHSRSQDRLVTLSVASAGPGRVRISIEDNGVGIAPENMTRIFQHGFTTKKDGHGFGLHSGANAAAEMNGTLTARSEGLGRGASFDLELPVAQGQTRPTTILNPALAA